One window from the genome of Pieris rapae chromosome 8, ilPieRapa1.1, whole genome shotgun sequence encodes:
- the LOC110995625 gene encoding E3 ubiquitin-protein ligase TRIM37 isoform X2: MASRGDKGNGEEQIVETLAEVFRCFICMEKLVDAHLCPHCSKLCCYACVRRWLTEQRSQCPHCRAALHLHELVNCRWVEEVTQQIETMQQTNSATQRESFRDRCPSHQERLTVYCCTCRRCICHQCALWGGTHSGHTFKPLEEVYEQHVTQIKDEVSQLRRRLMELMSLVLDVEQNVESVRDAKDERVREIRNAVELMISRLDSALKAKLLTLMGQKNSLTQETEQLEHLLQEVEHQLDASTKSELIAKSGDLSKMIHQVRKKPMASFVTAPVPADFHSEIVPSYDSSTFPLTKFTQLQHAAAPVYSAPLHVHGLCWRLKVYPDGNGVVRGSYLSVFLELSAGLPENSKYEYRVEMLHQVSRDPSKNIVRQFSSDFEVGECWGYNRFFRLDLLASEGYLNHETDTLILKFQVRPPTFYQRCRDQQWYINQLITLQNQHILQINDLKERLNLEMSRNSMAATRASNGSVTSQNPNETEGQANQVDLNTTDSSVLTQYKFTPQSVIASPRLMSPGILNNALFEESCASGVCRNSMNSDACYGDYAHPGRVNQHALDAYNLPSTSRSTSSVRSCTQSPSVAGIHSALSPGSNSRIRRERPERADRSDRMHRPDRLPPPDKDTHLTGVASTPITEASGGCAGALCTSISSPELHSAVPPATAPGNSESSSDTGEIMFSELDGFVDENSVNHIEENSNEENDVDEETMSVGSSASCSWCALAESPTLGSANSARSAHSAHSAQSARSYPYPELAESPPSLCSDEPPRRRRKSYCRPHATRDTPYTRP, encoded by the exons ATGGCTTCTAGAGGAGATAAAGGCAATGGCGAGGAACAAATTGTCGAG ACGCTGGCGGAGGTTTTTCGATGCTTCATTTGTATGGAAAAACTCGTAGATGCCCACCTATGCCCGCATTGTTCCAAACTATGCTGTTACGCTTGTGTCCGACGGTGGCTGACTGAACAAAGGTCCCAGTGCCCTCACTGTCGGGCTGCACTCCACCTCCACGAGTTGGTAAATTGCCGTTGGGTGGAAGAGGTCACTCAGCAAATAGAAACCATGCAACAGACAAACTCAGCTACTCAGAGAGAAAGCTTTAGAGATAg ATGTCCATCCCATCAAGAGCGCCTAACAGTATACTGTTGCACATGCCGTCGGTGTATCTGCCATCAATGTGCTCTATGGGGTGGTACACATTCTGGCCACACATTTAAACCATTGGAAGAGGTGTATGAGCAACATGTGACTCAGATAAAAGATGAGGTTTCCCAATTGAGACGAAGACTTATGGAACTTATGAGTCTAGTGCTAGACGTG GAACAAAATGTCGAATCTGTTCGAGACGCGAAAGACGAACGAGTACGTGAAATTCGTAATGCTGTGGAACTAATGATCTCACGCCTTGACTCGGCACTTAAGGCTAAGCTTCTCACTCTCATGGGACAGAAGAACAGCCTAACACAAGAGACTGAGCAGTTGGAACATCTCCTTCAAGAAGTTGAACACCAGCTGGACGCTAGTACTAA ATCTGAACTTATCGCTAAAAGTGGGGACTTGTCAAAGATGATTCATCAAGTCCGCAAAAAGCCAATGGCTAGCTTTGTTACTGCGCCAGTACCGGCCGATTTTCACAG TGAAATCGTGCCAAGTTACGATAGCAGTACCTTCCCGCTGACGAAATTCACTCAACTTCAGCACGCGGCTGCACCCGTATATTCTGCCCCGCTCCATGTGCACGGCCTTTGCTGGAGGCTGAAGGTCTACCCTGATGGCAACGGTGTGGTTCGGGGGAGCTACCTTTCGGTCTTTTTGGAGCTGAGTGCAGGATTACCGGAAAATTCGAA GTACGAGTATCGTGTGGAGATGCTGCATCAAGTATCACGGGATCCATCGAAGAACATCGTACGCCAGTTTTCGTCTGACTTTGAAGTCGGCGAGTGTTGGGGATACAACAGATTCTTCCGCCTCGATTTGCTCGCTAGCGAGGGATATCTCAACCATGAGACTGATACACTAATTTTAAA GTTTCAAGTTCGTCCGCCAACGTTCTATCAACGTTGTCGTGATCAGCAGTGGTACATTAACCAGTTAATAACTTTGCAGAATCAACATATTCTGCAAATTAATGATCTCAAAGAG CGTCTTAATTTAGAGATGTCTCGCAACTCAATGGCTGCAACTAGAGCCTCGAATGGCTCGGTGACGTCACAAAATCCCAATGAGACTGAAGGCCAGGCCAACCAAGTGGATTTAAACACCACAGACTCCTCAGTGTTAACCCAGTACAAGTTCACGCCGCAGTCTGTCATCGCTAGCCCGCGATTGATGAGCCCCG GCATTTTAAATAACGCGTTGTTTGAAGAGAGCTGTGCAAGCGGCGTGTGTCGTAACAGTATGAACTCGGACGCGTGTTACGGCGACTACGCACATCCCGGACGGGTCAATCAGCACGCGTTGGACGCGTATAATCTACCCTCCACTTCGAG atCAACAAGTTCGGTCCGATCGTGCACGCAAAGTCCGTCAGTGGCAGGAATACATTCAGCTTTATCTCCTGGATCGAATTCGCGAATTCGAAGGGAACGGCCGGAAAGGGCTGATCGATCCGATCGGATGCACAGACCTGATCGATTGCCCCCGCCTGATAAAGACACCCATCTCACGG GTGTAGCGAGTACACCAATAACGGAAGCCTCAGGGGGATGCGCCGGCGCACTCTGTACGTCAATTTCTTCTCCCGAGTTGCACAGTGCTGTTCCGCCGGCCACTGCGCCTGGGAATTCTGAGTCTAGCAGTGATACCGGG GAAATAATGTTCAGTGAATTGGACGGGTTTGTCGACGAAAACAGCGTAAATCACATCGAAGAGAATTCCAACGAAGAGAATGACGTCGACGAAGAAACTATGTCTG TCGGCTCATCAGCGAGTTGTTCCTGGTGCGCTTTGGCTGAATCACCGACGCTTGGCTCCGCTAATTCTGCTCGCTCTGCGCACTCTGCTCACTCTGCTCAATCTGCACGCTCGTACCCTTATCCTGAATTGGCTGAGTCGCCCCCTTCCCTTTGCTCTGATGAACCCCCTAGACGTCGAAGAAAATCCTATTGCAGACCGCACGCAACGCGCGACACACCGTATACGCGGCCTTAG
- the LOC110995625 gene encoding E3 ubiquitin-protein ligase TRIM37 isoform X1, with protein sequence MASRGDKGNGEEQIVETLAEVFRCFICMEKLVDAHLCPHCSKLCCYACVRRWLTEQRSQCPHCRAALHLHELVNCRWVEEVTQQIETMQQTNSATQRESFRDRCPSHQERLTVYCCTCRRCICHQCALWGGTHSGHTFKPLEEVYEQHVTQIKDEVSQLRRRLMELMSLVLDVEQNVESVRDAKDERVREIRNAVELMISRLDSALKAKLLTLMGQKNSLTQETEQLEHLLQEVEHQLDASTKSELIAKSGDLSKMIHQVRKKPMASFVTAPVPADFHSEIVPSYDSSTFPLTKFTQLQHAAAPVYSAPLHVHGLCWRLKVYPDGNGVVRGSYLSVFLELSAGLPENSKYEYRVEMLHQVSRDPSKNIVRQFSSDFEVGECWGYNRFFRLDLLASEGYLNHETDTLILKFQVRPPTFYQRCRDQQWYINQLITLQNQHILQINDLKERLNLEMSRNSMAATRASNGSVTSQNPNETEGQANQVDLNTTDSSVLTQYKFTPQSVIASPRLMSPGILNNALFEESCASGVCRNSMNSDACYGDYAHPGRVNQHALDAYNLPSTSRSTSSVRSCTQSPSVAGIHSALSPGSNSRIRRERPERADRSDRMHRPDRLPPPDKDTHLTGVASTPITEASGGCAGALCTSISSPELHSAVPPATAPGNSESSSDTGEIMFSELDGFVDENSVNHIEENSNEENDVDEETMSGENDIEGAVGGSCYSTEADILNRLLYAVRGRGVTPAGSDGTTVAVPSSNRSDDPQLSTAAHTDMLLLNLMKINGLTPKTTKPQNAAKRNWSSRTQSAEEVCSRGARGGGRSTGRTRSLRRPHPSTLAAISFRMSSGQILPDNIRSSRGSSCSRVSSRPSSPGRSPTHCNWPNAELSDNDDVEAILDYNDSLFDMLLNSLSLDGTTGEEAPPVQPWSPARDPPNHD encoded by the exons ATGGCTTCTAGAGGAGATAAAGGCAATGGCGAGGAACAAATTGTCGAG ACGCTGGCGGAGGTTTTTCGATGCTTCATTTGTATGGAAAAACTCGTAGATGCCCACCTATGCCCGCATTGTTCCAAACTATGCTGTTACGCTTGTGTCCGACGGTGGCTGACTGAACAAAGGTCCCAGTGCCCTCACTGTCGGGCTGCACTCCACCTCCACGAGTTGGTAAATTGCCGTTGGGTGGAAGAGGTCACTCAGCAAATAGAAACCATGCAACAGACAAACTCAGCTACTCAGAGAGAAAGCTTTAGAGATAg ATGTCCATCCCATCAAGAGCGCCTAACAGTATACTGTTGCACATGCCGTCGGTGTATCTGCCATCAATGTGCTCTATGGGGTGGTACACATTCTGGCCACACATTTAAACCATTGGAAGAGGTGTATGAGCAACATGTGACTCAGATAAAAGATGAGGTTTCCCAATTGAGACGAAGACTTATGGAACTTATGAGTCTAGTGCTAGACGTG GAACAAAATGTCGAATCTGTTCGAGACGCGAAAGACGAACGAGTACGTGAAATTCGTAATGCTGTGGAACTAATGATCTCACGCCTTGACTCGGCACTTAAGGCTAAGCTTCTCACTCTCATGGGACAGAAGAACAGCCTAACACAAGAGACTGAGCAGTTGGAACATCTCCTTCAAGAAGTTGAACACCAGCTGGACGCTAGTACTAA ATCTGAACTTATCGCTAAAAGTGGGGACTTGTCAAAGATGATTCATCAAGTCCGCAAAAAGCCAATGGCTAGCTTTGTTACTGCGCCAGTACCGGCCGATTTTCACAG TGAAATCGTGCCAAGTTACGATAGCAGTACCTTCCCGCTGACGAAATTCACTCAACTTCAGCACGCGGCTGCACCCGTATATTCTGCCCCGCTCCATGTGCACGGCCTTTGCTGGAGGCTGAAGGTCTACCCTGATGGCAACGGTGTGGTTCGGGGGAGCTACCTTTCGGTCTTTTTGGAGCTGAGTGCAGGATTACCGGAAAATTCGAA GTACGAGTATCGTGTGGAGATGCTGCATCAAGTATCACGGGATCCATCGAAGAACATCGTACGCCAGTTTTCGTCTGACTTTGAAGTCGGCGAGTGTTGGGGATACAACAGATTCTTCCGCCTCGATTTGCTCGCTAGCGAGGGATATCTCAACCATGAGACTGATACACTAATTTTAAA GTTTCAAGTTCGTCCGCCAACGTTCTATCAACGTTGTCGTGATCAGCAGTGGTACATTAACCAGTTAATAACTTTGCAGAATCAACATATTCTGCAAATTAATGATCTCAAAGAG CGTCTTAATTTAGAGATGTCTCGCAACTCAATGGCTGCAACTAGAGCCTCGAATGGCTCGGTGACGTCACAAAATCCCAATGAGACTGAAGGCCAGGCCAACCAAGTGGATTTAAACACCACAGACTCCTCAGTGTTAACCCAGTACAAGTTCACGCCGCAGTCTGTCATCGCTAGCCCGCGATTGATGAGCCCCG GCATTTTAAATAACGCGTTGTTTGAAGAGAGCTGTGCAAGCGGCGTGTGTCGTAACAGTATGAACTCGGACGCGTGTTACGGCGACTACGCACATCCCGGACGGGTCAATCAGCACGCGTTGGACGCGTATAATCTACCCTCCACTTCGAG atCAACAAGTTCGGTCCGATCGTGCACGCAAAGTCCGTCAGTGGCAGGAATACATTCAGCTTTATCTCCTGGATCGAATTCGCGAATTCGAAGGGAACGGCCGGAAAGGGCTGATCGATCCGATCGGATGCACAGACCTGATCGATTGCCCCCGCCTGATAAAGACACCCATCTCACGG GTGTAGCGAGTACACCAATAACGGAAGCCTCAGGGGGATGCGCCGGCGCACTCTGTACGTCAATTTCTTCTCCCGAGTTGCACAGTGCTGTTCCGCCGGCCACTGCGCCTGGGAATTCTGAGTCTAGCAGTGATACCGGG GAAATAATGTTCAGTGAATTGGACGGGTTTGTCGACGAAAACAGCGTAAATCACATCGAAGAGAATTCCAACGAAGAGAATGACGTCGACGAAGAAACTATGTCTG GCGAGAATGACATAGAGGGTGCGGTGGGCGGTAGCTGTTACAGCACTGAGGCGGACATTTTGAATCGTTTACTCTATGCGGTAAGGGGCCGCGGAGTCACTCCAGCAG GAAGTGACGGTACTACCGTTGCAGTCCCATCCTCTAACCGAAGTGATGACCCTCAGCTGTCAACAGCTGCTCATACTGATATGCTGCTTCTAAATCTCATGAAGATTAATGGACTGACGCCTAAGACCACGAAACCTCAAaatg CAGCCAAACGCAACTGGTCCTCGCGTACCCAATCGGCGGAAGAAGTGTGCAGTCGCGGGGCAAGGGGAGGCGGACGTAGCACGGGTCGCACGCGCTCGTTGCGACGGCCACACCCCTCCACGCTCGCTGCTATCTCCTTTAGGATGTCCTCTGGACAGATATTGCCCGATAACA TTAGATCGAGCCGTGGTTCGTCATGTAGCCGCGTGAGCAGTCGGCCGAGTAGTCCCGGCCGATCTCCCACTCACTGCAATTGGCCCAACGCTGAACTTAGCGATAATGATGACGTCGAGGCCATACTTGACTACAAT GATAGCCTATTTGATATGCTCCTCAATAGCCTGTCCCTAGACGGGACTACTGGCGAAGAAGCACCTCCCGTTCAGCCCTGGAGCCCCGCCAGAGATCCTCCTAACCACGATTGA
- the LOC110995663 gene encoding protoheme IX farnesyltransferase, mitochondrial, protein MTYFKLVCYTLSFKNGLHGLSTQSVLFKACNQQSIQHLARISTSKHVYSNPLISQSQSTIKKKSKNVPQDTRVWKETPTHDVKNNLVHYCMMLSKFRLTSLVVMTSMAGYALAPAPFEFSTFALCAVGTGLVSSAANSINQYHEVPFDAQMSRTKNRVLVKGLLEPVHAIGFAAATSATGLSILYLGVNPLTAALGATNLVLYTSIYTPMKRMSIVNTWLGSIVGAIPPLMGWAGCTGSLDMGALVLGVILYSWQFPHFNALSWNLRPDYSRAGYRMMAVTDPALCRRVALRHTGIITAICLGAPYLGVTNVWFAAESLPLNIYFSYLAWQFYKKSDSGSSRKLFRFSLIHLPALMLLMLVNKKYWSSADTQEKEFKTQELKLDPKRITVLPRGPVVAAQEADDIR, encoded by the exons atgacatattTTAAGCTGGTTTGCTATActttgagttttaaaaatggtCTCCATGGGTTATCAACACAGTCTGTGCTGTTTAAAGCTTGT aaTCAACAATCAATACAGCATCTGGCCAGAATATCAACTTCTAAACATGTTTATAGTAACCCATTGATAAGTCAATCTCAATCtactataaaaaagaagaGTAAAAATGTTCCTCAAGACACAAGAGTGTGGAAGGAGACCCCTACACATGATGTCAAAAATAACCTAGTCCATTACTGTATGATGCTCTCCAAGTTTCGATTAACTT ccTTAGTTGTAATGACATCAATGGCTGGATATGCTCTTGCACCAGCTCCATTTGAATTTTCGACTTTTGCTCTTTGTGCTGTGGGCACAGGTCTCGTAAGTTCAGCGGCTAATTCAATCAACCAGTACCATGAAGTACCATTTGATGCTCAGATGTCGAGAACTAAAAATCGGGTGCTTGTTAAGGGTTTGCTAGA ACCAGTGCACGCAATAGGTTTTGCGGCAGCTACAAGTGCTACCGGACTCAGTATATTATACTTAGGAGTTAACCCTCTGACTGCTGCCTTGGGAGCAACTAACTTAGTTCTCTATACATCCATATACACACCCATGAAGAGAATGTCCATTGTTAATACATGGTTGGGATCCATTG tgggTGCAATTCCCCCTTTAATGGGCTGGGCAGGCTGTACGGGTTCCTTAGACATGGGTGCGTTAGTGTTAGGCGTCATACTATACTCATGGCAATTTCCACATTTCAATGCACTGTCTTGGAATTTAAGACCCGACTATTCACGCGCGGGTTATAGAATGATGGCTGTTACTGACCCAG CTCTCTGTCGCAGAGTGGCGTTACGACACACGGGTATAATAACCGCCATTTGTCTGGGCGCGCCCTACCTCGGTGTTACCAACGTATGGTTCGCGGCCGAATCGTTAccacttaatatttatttttcgtacTTAG cttGGCAATTTTACAAGAAATCAGATAGTGGTAGTTCAAGAAAATTGTTTAGATTTTCACTTATACACCTACCCGCGCTAATGTTACTGATGCTCGTCAACAAGAAATATTGGAGTTCAGCGGATACTCAAGAGAAGGAATTCAAAACTCAAGAATTGAAACTGGATCCAAAGAGAATAACAGTTTTACCGCGAGGGCCAGTTGTGGCCGCGCAAGAAGCGGATGACATACGATAA